Below is a window of Cyanobacteria bacterium FACHB-DQ100 DNA.
AGCAAAATATCGAAGATGGATTGGCAAGAAAACCCGACTGGAAGAGTTTGCAAAGAGTGAAAGCTTGGTTATTTGAATCCTAAGAATTCCTTCATTTTTGTTTACGATTTTCGAGAGCCAGAATTTCGTTCTGGCTCTCTTTATTGTGGAAAGCTGCTGTGTGAATTTTGCGTTACGCGATCGACAATCTACGCTGCAAAATTGTTGCAGTTCGCTATACAAAACCATCTAATTAATTTATATACTGCAACACAAAATCAAATAATTTAATCATCATCTTAGAAAGTCGATGATAGTATTTGAAAATCAGGATATATTCCTCATTTCTAACAATCTTTTCGCCACTTTACAGAAGCAAAAAACGGCTTGCGTGAAATTTAATTGTTTACGCAATGGTGTGTTTATTGTCGTTTAACACGCCGTGCTAACACGGCTTATAGCGATTTGATTCTGATTTGCACAAGTGTCGATCGGGCGATTTCTTTGTAACTTAAGGAGCAAATTATCATGTCTATTGATCGAGTTGGCGTTAAACCTGGTACACGGAATCATAGAGGCTATTTTGTGCAGCAGGCATCGGGCTATGAATTAGTTGAGATGCACCAATCGGGCTGGGCGGTAATTTGTTTGAATGATGCAGTCTGCCACTACGTTGATCCTGAAAATCTGCAATATTCACGCGACAAAGATTTCCCATCGGTTCACGATCTCTAATAACAGTTTATCCCTGGATCATTGGCGTTTGGGCTGCACTGAATTCAGTTGCAGCCCATTTTTTGCTAAGTTAATGAAGATAAATGACTGAATTGAGTTTATGAAAGAAACGTTTTTTAAGTGGCTGAATACAGCGCTGATGTGGAACTTGTTTTTTGTGCTGCTGTGTTTTGGCTGGTTTGCGATCGCTCTAATCGGTCAGGCTGCAAAAGTGCCACTCGGATTAAACCTGTGGCTTTCACTTTGGACACCTGTGATGCAGCCTGCTTTGGGCATTTTGATGGCGGGTGCGCTCGTTAGCGGAGCAAGCAGTTGGATCATCAAGCGCCTGAGCCCGACGGAATGAATTCAATTTTTGCGATCGACCTGAGGATTGCTAAATGCCGGATTCTTCACAAACGATTCATCGGTGAGACTGCGAAGAAAAGCGAGAAGATCCTGCTTTTCACGATCGCTTAACTTAAACCCTTTCACAAATGAACTCTTAAGCGGATTCTCGCTACCCGCTCCCGCAAACTGACCTGCGTGAATTGTTCGACCCCCCGCCGCATAATGCTCGATCACTTGCTCTAGTGTGCCAATACTGCCATCGTGCATATAGGGTGCAGTTAAGGCAATATTTCGCAAGGTGGGTGCTTTGAAACGTCCCATATCAGACGGCTTGAGAGTAATTTCGTGAATACCCGTGTTATTAGCGGGATAAGCACCTTTGTTATCGAGATTGTATAGACCAGTGTTGTGAAATGCAATTTCCTTGAAACCAGAACGGGAATGAACGGTGGAATCAGAAAAGTTAATCCCTCCGTGACAATGAAAGCATTCCAATTTTTCACTTTCAAACAAGGCTTCACCCCGTTTTGCAGCCTCGGAAATTGCCCGATCGTTCCCTCCATAGCGGTATTGATCGTAGGGTGAATTAAACGAAATCAGCGATCGTTCAAATGCTGCGATCGCTCTTGCCATTGTATTAATGCTGATTGCTTCATTCCCGAACGCAGCAGCGAACATCCGACGATACTGCGAATCATCGCGCAACAGTGCAACTATCTCTGTTTCTTTGCCCGCCATGCCCATCTCGATCGGGTGCTCCCCGAATAGCGGCACAAGTAGCTGAGTTTCTAGATCAGCCATTAACGGATTTGCCCAAGTGAGTACCGAATTGTAGGCAACATTCGCCAAGCTCATCGCGTTTCGGGGATGCGCCTCTCCGGTGGCACCGATCGACACCGATTTTTTCTCAGTGAAGGCGCGGGATTGGTCGTGACAGGTGGCGCAAGAAAATTCCCCCGTAACCGAAAGACGCTTTTCATAAAAGAGATGCCGTCCGAGTTCGACTTTTGCAGCACTCATCGGATTGTTGGCAGGCACGATCGGCGGTGGTGTCCATGCGGGGAGTTGCCAATCGTAGCTAGAGGCTGCATCACTTCTAGAAAATGCAGCACTCAAGCCGATCGACAGGCAGAAGGCGAGAAGGGTAAGAATCGCAAGGTTAAACCAGCCCTTCATGGTCGCGGGGCAACTCGAAAGAATGTTTGACGGGCAGATTTTCCAGTTTGAGGCAATCCGAAATTCGTGAGAATTGCAGTACAATCGCCGTCTTTAGGATCAGACATACAGCCAAGTCCAGTGCCAGGCTGGTTCTTCATCAAATTTGAGTTTGCTACTAGAGATTTAAGATCGGCAACAATGACGCTGTTTTGGGGATTAAAGTTTTCAAATGTAATCGTTGCAGTATTCAGATTTGTACAACTTTCTGGTTTTTGGCGATTATTCGTAGCATTGCATCCGGTACTACCCAGATGAATATTAAATCCCTGCTGTTTATTGGATGAGTGAGGTTGATCGTGCTTCATGCCTGACATCGGTAGAGCAAAATCGATTCGAGCAAACTTATAGCCGCCTCTCCAATTCCACCAGAGCGATGTGAGGTTTAAAGGTGAAGGCGCGATCGTTGCATCTTCGTGATTGAGCTTAAACGGAACGCCTAACGCGAAGCGAATTCCCTTGTAATTGCCTTTTGGAACCGTTCCAACAATACGATCGTTTGTCTCAGTTGTACCGTTTGAACACATTCCGGTTTTATTTTCAAAATCAATCAGTGCAACATTCTGATATTGCCAGCGATTATCTTGCGTTAATGTTACGGGAACGGCTTTTCCTTGAGCATCGATCAACGTTACATCTGAGACATAGAAGCGAAAATCAGCAGGAGCAACAGAGGTTGAAGGTGTACCGAGTAAGTAAGTTGAATTACACTGAAACGATTGAGCGCCAACCAATCCGCGAAATTGGATCGAAACAGGTTGAGACGATTGAGCGATCGCACTTGGAATAGAAATCAGTGACGCGATCGCACCAAAAAATAAAGAGAGCCGTAATCTCATAACACAGCAATTAGGACAAACTTCTCAACTCTAGGACAAGCACCACTCGGATTCAAACGACGCGCTGTAAAACTTAGCTTATAACGATCGTTCTGAGCGCTGACCAACGCTGCCGCAGTACCGCAGACAACGTCCTTAATCCCCACTGTTCACAGCGTCGATGCCCCACTTCAATCACACACATTCCCGTATCTAACACGGCTTGTTTAGCGGAAACACGAAACTGTCCAGTAATGTAAACGGTTGCACCTTGCTCTGCTGCCGATCGAATCAAACCATCATTCATTGCTCCCACGATCGCCACTTTCCCCGTCGTATCCGCCTGTCCGTTAGCTTCGCTACACGAGTACGTGTTCGCAGACTCATAACCCCCAAAAATCTCTCGCACCTGAACACAGTAGCGATCAAAACTTTGAGATGGAACCTCTCCAATCATACCGATCGCTCGGTCTGCTTTGTATCCGAACCGCTGCACGTTCACAAGCGATAATACATCTGCCAATTGCAAGTTAAATCCTAACGTCAACCGCTCATCGAACGCTAAATGATAAAAAACGATACCAATATCAAGATCAGAATTAAACTGCCAAGGACGATGTAAGAAGAGTGCATCAATTTGATTTTTTGTGATCCAGTAATCGATCTGCGGAATCGGTTCAAGCGCCAGTCCCAAGCGGCGAATCGGACGATCGCTGAGTTGATAAATTCCGCCTCGCTCCTCTTCAGGATACCGATCCACATTGAAGAAGCGATCGAGAAATTCAACCAATGACTGCTGAGTAATCATGTCAGCACAATCGGATCAAGGGCGCGATCGTGCCACTGTCGCCTTGACCACTCGGAAACATAAGGACGCAGAATAAACTTCACCGGATCATCTGCGGTCACATCAATCCTCACAAATGAGTAAGGGCGCTGTTTGTAAGCTCCTTGTCCAGTTCGTCCCACAAACAGTTGAGATTTCGCGACAATTCGCTCCTCTGACTCGATCCGCTCTGTAATCTCAGCTCCCTCTTCTCGCTGTCGCCGCAAACTATAGCCGCTTCCCCCACAGACTACCCAATTCATATTTGAGTCTGCGTGTCCGGTATCTCCAGTCCGCAAATACTCAAAACAATGAGCATGACCATTCA
It encodes the following:
- a CDS encoding di-heme enzyme, with translation MKGWFNLAILTLLAFCLSIGLSAAFSRSDAASSYDWQLPAWTPPPIVPANNPMSAAKVELGRHLFYEKRLSVTGEFSCATCHDQSRAFTEKKSVSIGATGEAHPRNAMSLANVAYNSVLTWANPLMADLETQLLVPLFGEHPIEMGMAGKETEIVALLRDDSQYRRMFAAAFGNEAISINTMARAIAAFERSLISFNSPYDQYRYGGNDRAISEAAKRGEALFESEKLECFHCHGGINFSDSTVHSRSGFKEIAFHNTGLYNLDNKGAYPANNTGIHEITLKPSDMGRFKAPTLRNIALTAPYMHDGSIGTLEQVIEHYAAGGRTIHAGQFAGAGSENPLKSSFVKGFKLSDREKQDLLAFLRSLTDESFVKNPAFSNPQVDRKN
- a CDS encoding metallo-mystery pair system four-Cys motif protein — its product is MRLRLSLFFGAIASLISIPSAIAQSSQPVSIQFRGLVGAQSFQCNSTYLLGTPSTSVAPADFRFYVSDVTLIDAQGKAVPVTLTQDNRWQYQNVALIDFENKTGMCSNGTTETNDRIVGTVPKGNYKGIRFALGVPFKLNHEDATIAPSPLNLTSLWWNWRGGYKFARIDFALPMSGMKHDQPHSSNKQQGFNIHLGSTGCNATNNRQKPESCTNLNTATITFENFNPQNSVIVADLKSLVANSNLMKNQPGTGLGCMSDPKDGDCTAILTNFGLPQTGKSARQTFFRVAPRP
- a CDS encoding Nif3-like dinuclear metal center hexameric protein codes for the protein MITQQSLVEFLDRFFNVDRYPEEERGGIYQLSDRPIRRLGLALEPIPQIDYWITKNQIDALFLHRPWQFNSDLDIGIVFYHLAFDERLTLGFNLQLADVLSLVNVQRFGYKADRAIGMIGEVPSQSFDRYCVQVREIFGGYESANTYSCSEANGQADTTGKVAIVGAMNDGLIRSAAEQGATVYITGQFRVSAKQAVLDTGMCVIEVGHRRCEQWGLRTLSAVLRQRWSALRTIVIS